The Setaria viridis chromosome 2, Setaria_viridis_v4.0, whole genome shotgun sequence DNA window CCGATCACGTCCTGTCCGATGCCGCCCACCCCACGCGATCCGCATGGGCGCAGATGGACTGCACCGTGCTGTCGTGGATCTACGTCACCATCACCGCCGATCTGCAGCAGCAGGTCATGCTCAAGGAGCCCTCCGCTCGCGTCGCGTGGCTCGCCCTCGACGACGAGTTCCTAGGGCAGCGTGAAtcacgcgccctcctcctctccgccgaGTTCCGCAACTTCAAGCAGGGCGCCCTCAACATCACCGACTATTGTCGTCGGTTGGAGACGATGGCGAGCGCCCTCGCTGAGTTCGGCGATCCCGTCAGCGATCGGACGCTGGTGATGACGCTGATCCGCAGCCTCAATGGCACTTTCCGCCATATGATGTCGCATCTGAAGCTCCAGCGCCCCTTCCCCACCTTCAACGAGGCGCGGAACCTTCTTCTCCTCGAGGAGGTCGATCTCAAGGACGCGGCCGCCGAAGATCCGCCTCCCCCTGCTGCCCTCTACACGTCCGGCGGTGGCGCCCCGCAGCACCCCTCCAGTGGGCAGTCGGGCGGTGGCCAGGGGCGCGCCCCATCCGGTGGCGGCAACGCCGGGCAGCGCAACAacaaccgccgccgcggcaagaacaagaacaacggcaacggcggcggatCCAACGGCAGCCCCGGCGGCCCTGGCGCCGGTGCGGGTGGCTCTGGGGGCGGACCTCGGCCTGGGCCTCCACCGCCGATGAACCCCATCCCCAACTCGTGGGGTGGCACGGTTCAGTTCTGGCCGTACCCCtacggccccggcggcgccatGCATCGTCAACaacagccgccggccgccttcCACGCCCAGCAGCAGCCCGTCTACGTGCCGCAGCAGTTGCCCTACATGCTGCAGCAGGGCGCGCCGAGTGTCCCACCCGGCTTCGGCTATGGGGGTGTGCCCTCTTCACCCAtggcacagcagcagcagcaggcgccatGGACTCCCATGGCTGGTGGATCGTGGAATCAAGGCTCCCTCATCGACAATTTCAGCACCATGTCGCTGAACGTGCCCTCTCCTTCGAACGAGTGGTACATCGACTCGGGCGCCGGCTCTCACATGACAAACAACGCTGGTATACTCACCTCCTCCTATCCCTCATCCTCTCATCCTTCATCAATTATTGTCGGTAACGGTGCGTCCCTCCCCGTTACTTCCGTCGGATCCTCCTCTTTTGTTACACCGCGTCGGTCACTAGTTCTTTCTAATGTTCTTGTTGCTCCTGGCATTATTAATAATCTAATTTCCGTTCGCCGCTTTACCATTGATAACAATTGTTCAATTGAGTTTGATCCATTCGGTCTTTCTGTGAAGGATCTTCAAACTCGGAGCGTGATCGCCAGATGTAACAGTTCGGGTGACCTCTACCCTTTCTTTGTTGCACCTACCACCAGCACCACTGCCCTCGCCGCCACTACATCCACGTCCGCCCTATGGCATCGCCGTCTAGGTCACCTAGGGTCTGATGCTTTGTCCAAGCTTATTAGCTCCAATGTCATTTCATGTAATAAGTGCACGACTGACCCTTTATGTCATGCTTGTCAATTAGGTCGTCATGTACGGCTCCCATTTAGCTTGTCATCCAGTCGTGCGTCCAAACCTTTTGATCTCATTCATTGTGATCTTTGGACATCTCCTGTTTTGAGTGCCTCGGGATATAAATATTATCTTGTTATTCTAGATGATTGCACTCATTATGCTTGGACATTTCCTTTACGTCTCAAATCTGAAACGTTTGAGCTGCTGTCCCGTTTTTTTGCCTTTGCACGCACTCAGTTTGGCGCCTCCGTTAAGGCTGTCCAGTGCGACAACGGCCGCGAGTTTGACAACTCCTCGGCCCGCACGTTCCTCCTCACCCATGGCACCACCCTTCGCATGGCGTGCCCCTACACATCCCAGCAAAACGGTCGTGCCGAGCGCATTCTTCGAACGATTAATAATATTATTCgttctcttctttttcaggcTAGCTTACCCCCTGTTTACTGG harbors:
- the LOC140221879 gene encoding uncharacterized protein, translating into MDCTVLSWIYVTITADLQQQVMLKEPSARVAWLALDDEFLGQRESRALLLSAEFRNFKQGALNITDYCRRLETMASALAEFGDPVSDRTLVMTLIRSLNGTFRHMMSHLKLQRPFPTFNEARNLLLLEEVDLKDAAAEDPPPPAALYTSGGGAPQHPSSGQSGGGQGRAPSGGGNAGQRNNNRRRGKNKNNGNGGGSNGSPGGPGAGAGGSGGGPRPGPPPPMNPIPNSWGGTVQFWPYPYGPGGAMHRQQQPPAAFHAQQQPVYVPQQLPYMLQQGAPSVPPGFGYGGVPSSPMAQQQQQAPWTPMAGGSWNQGSLIDNFSTMSLNVPSPSNEWYIDSGAGSHMTNNAGSSNSERDRQM